The following proteins are encoded in a genomic region of Asterias amurensis chromosome 5, ASM3211899v1:
- the LOC139937296 gene encoding ras-related protein Rab-27A-like, translating into MGDSTTALPSSNAMGGEYDYLIKFLALGDSGVGKTSFLYQYTDGTFNSKFISTVGIDFREKRVMHRPKGVADNMSRGQRVHLQLWDTAGQERFRSLTTAFFRDAMGFLLLFDLTNEQSFINIRNWMTQLQMHAYCENPDIVLCGNKSDLEEHRAISDERAKEMAEKYGLPYFETSAKTGANISKAIECLLDNVMLRMERSVDKSQFPGAVIAHGNGRGLPMEVDEAGESKSGCAC; encoded by the exons ATGGGCGATTCCACGACGGCGTTACCCTCGTCGAATGCAATGGGTGGGGAATACGACTATCTCATTAAATTTCTGGCTCTTGGAGACTCTGGTGTCGGCAAGACCAGCTTCTTGTACCAGTACACCGACGGGACATTCAACTCAAAGTTCATCTCCACAGTCGGGATCGACTTCCGGGAAAAGCGAGTG ATGCACAGACCCAAAGGTGTGGCAGACAACATGAGCAGGGGGCAGAGGGTTCACCTGCAGTTGTGGGACACCGCCGGTCAAGAAAG GTTTCGTAGCCTAACGACAGCGTTTTTTCGTGATGCCATGGGGTTCCTCCTCCTCTTCGATCTTACCAACGAGCAATCCTTCATCAACATCCGCAACTGGATGACACAGCTCCAGATGCACGCGTATTGCGAGAACCCCGACATCGTCCTGTGCGGCAACAAGTCTGACTTGGAGGagcaccgggcaatctcagatGAGAGGGCCAAGGAAATGGCTGAGAAGTATGG GCTTCCTTACTTTGAGACGAGCGCCAAGACCGGAGCCAACATCAGTAAAGCCATCGAGTGCCTGCTAGACAACGTCATGCTGAGGATGGAACGCAGCGTGGACAAGAGCCAGTTCCCGGGGGCCGTCATCGCGCACGGTAACGGCCGCGGTCTTCCCATGGAGGTGGACGAAGCCGGTGAGAGTAAAAGTGGCTGTGCTTGTTAG